CTTTAACATAATCACACAGATCAGACGCTCGGTAGTTTGTGTAATGTCTTAACGTAGAATTCTGGACAAAAAAAGATAGAAACCGAATTCCATGTCAAGCACGAGGGAATAAAATGTCTTGGCAAAAAATATAATCTAACAAATACTTTACGCATACCCAAGGCTTCTGTGAAAGAGAGAGTATATATTTGGCCAAGAAAGTAGCAGAAGCAGCAATCAGCGATGGGGCATAGCCAAGCGTGCAGTATTCTAGAAGAGATAACTCTGCAATATAGTGGGCCAAGCACTGGAACAGCACTGGTGGCACCTACAAAAAGTTGTATGTTGGATGTTGGCGATGCATCAACATTGTTTTGATATCAAAATGGGAAAATAGATAAAATGCATCATATATATCAGCAGCCCAGGATCAAGTATCTGCTTTCATAAATGACAGATTGACCGTCACAAAGAAACTGAAAGTCAATTTGACCCAAACATGTAAGGACCCAAATATGAATGTACAAAAGTAAATAAGAATAGGCAGCCAGGTCAGAAATGTATACCTCACAGCTTGTTCTTTCAGCAACTGAACAAAACCGCCTGCAGAATTGTCACAAACCAGAAATCAACATCCATACTAACAGAAATAAACTTCATGTTTGACTGATAGTTAACAAAGCTAGACATGACCTCAAAAAGCACATAGCTGTTGGAGCTGCCATTTCAAACTTCAAGTGATCCAATACATCAAATTCCATTTGCAAAATCTGCATCCATCATATAGCTCAGGGACTGGCAAAATATAGAATCAACCAACAGAAAGAGCATTAAGAActacaacaacaataaaaagagAGATTACCTACCTCGTCCTTGAAGTATGTATTGTCTGTAATGTAACAGAACTCTTCCACCTCTGGAACATGAATCTCCTCGTATTTACTGGAAAAGTTGGCATTCATTTCAGTTCGTTACATACAAAAAACTCATACTTCATATgcttataaatatatttagatAGCCAAGGAGATGCAGATcatccaaaaataaaaattattccaTAAATAAGAAACAACTTAGGATCTTACGCTGCAATCATCATGCATGCAACACCCAACAGTTGCAATCTTTGTTTTTTCATCGCATTGCCAGAAAATCAGAGAGACAGCAAAAATCAGATTGGAAAAGAGAACAAGAGGCACTGGGCTTCTCCGATTAAAAGCTGTGCGACTTTGATTTCACAAGATTGGGCATGAAATCGACTGGATTGAGACTAGAGTTTTGAAATTGGGGAAAACGAAATCGATAGCTACTGAAAATGAAATTAGCGGAAGCAAGAAGATAAACAAAGCATCTACAACATGAAGAGGTCAACAGGATCAAGAGCCgtagctctgataccatatcGCTTCCTTCCAGCCTATTtgacgcttccaatttggaagctcgCGCTTCCATATCGCTTCCAAACCACCTTTTTctcggaatcgcgcttccgaCCGCTTCCGGCCACTTTCGGTGCGCTTCCGATTCGCTTCCACTTTTGAAGCGCGAAGCGCGACTGCATGCAAGCTTCCGTGCTTCTTAGTGTGCATGGATTGAGTTGAGGAACGGTGAGATTGCATCTCACTTTGCCACCCGGTCCGACTGTATCGTGGTCTTCGCATGTTTcgtgtgggggggggggaggtaCGAACTTTTGCTTAGACGTTGCCGGATTTGCATCTTAATCTGGTGGCTTGGATTGCCCTAATGAAGCGGAGGATGAGGAAGAGGCAGAGGGGGAAGAAGAGAATGAGGGACCACGACTTATGCCGTCGCCTTATATATGTACgctttatttatataatttcgtcttgtaaaaaaaaaacaaaggtgTGAGTTTTATCTCTTAAGTTACAAATCTTTATATtgagtttatttataattttctctATCTCCATTACTATAATGGGAATGGCTTGGTTGGTGTCAACAACTTCACAATCTTATGAATATTCGATATTGCTCATGTAAGATAAATttataagtaaaataaaacatatcaGTTTTGATTATTATCGTAAAACATAAAACGTAATAAATgaataaacaaaagaaagaacatGGGAGTAGTACTGCATTCTGACTGTTATTGCAGTTACAAACTTACAATCTGTGAAAGAATAcggaaaaaaatattttcttttgttaaacttttaatcaatgaataattaaatatgcaaCAACATAAAAATGCAAATTGACACACGTGAAGCGTAGGTTAAGATGCTAGCATATACAAACGAAGCGCCTATACACCAAACTGGGCTAAAAGTACTGTTGGCTTCTACGAACAATCATTCTTATTTCTATAACAACTACTTGAACGCATATTGTCGtttcttctcaaaaaaaaaaaactacttgAACGCTTCTCACTGATGATCCGGGACCTTCACAGCACAGATCatgtttctatttttcttttccaagGAGGTtgtgtgtttttgtttctacTGTAAGTCTGTTGCTGAAATCTTTTTAAATTGTCAAatctacaatatatataaaagcttGCTGGCTACTGCGCGCAAGGCTCTGTACAAACTACCACCAGCTTTGTGAAGTTTGTCCAATTAATTCCGATCCATATGTGATtagttttatctttttttcttgtttctatTCACTTACATAATACAAAAGCCACATTTATTGAGATGTGTGGAATCTTTTCATAATGGCCACACGACTAAATGCCACAAAATAATGTGGCTTTTGCTAATTTTATATGCAACTCCCCTTATAAATACACCATACCATGCAGGATATAGATTACATATTTACATTGCATTGTCTCATAACAAGGTATGGAATCGTCTAAGATTTCATTATTCCTCATTTCCCTCGTAGCAGCCCTAGCCCTGCTCCATTCCACTCATGCACAAAACTCACCCCAGgactacctcaatgcccacaACAGTGCTCGAGCCGCAATGAGCGTTGCTCGCTTGACATGGGACAACAATCTAGCAGGTTATGCTCAAAGATATGCTAATTCACATATTGGTGATTGCAATATGGTGCATTCTTCTGGCCCTTATGGTGAAAACCTCGCAAAGAGTAGGGGCGACCTCTCAGGCACAGCTGCTGTGAAGTTGTGGGTGGGAGAGAAGACGTCCTATTCTTACAACTCTAACACATGTGCTCCTGGCAAGGTTTGTGGGCATTACACACAGGTGGTTTGGCGCAAGTCAGTACGTGTGGGGTGTGCCAAAGTGAGGTGCAACAATGGAGGTACCTTCATTACCTGCAACTATGATCCCCGTGGAAACTATCCTGGTCAAAAGCCTTACTAATCTGGGTACTCGATCAGAAAATCACTATATATTAATGCTATTTCTAAGAATAAAGTGAAATATGGTCTGTCTCTTGTAAGATCAATTGCGTAGAAGCATGTTTAAGCTGCTTAGAACACGAGTGGAATATGGTCTGTCTCTTCAGTCAAGAATGACTTGATCGTtggaataaatatatatatatggctgctATATATCTATGAATTTCGCACACGAGTTATCTGCTTAATTATTGTATTGTTTGGAAGCGGTTAATTCCATATAAACTAATAAACTACATTTCTTAGTGTTAATTACTTCCCTGCTGAAAGATTAGTCGCAGTAATCTCCCAACGAGCAGATTGATATATGGCTAGctagaacatacatatgacaaagaaaatgaacTGTACGTGGTTTAAGTATTAATGTGAATCTAATTGCTCTAAACTTAATAGTGTACGTACATCTCGTTACCAAAAGGCGACCCCTGTAGTCTCTTGTTGGTCCACCCTCAATTAGCTGCCATGTAAAGGAAAGAATTCCATGAGCCTTTACTGACATATAATGATTGATTGCAAAGAAAACGGAGGAATGAAGATGATatttaaactcaaaatttcaagagTCTGGTGGAGGCGTGGAGCATAAAAATCTGGTATCCTAACAGATTTGATTAAAAGGTTCAATATACATATCCAAAATATGAGAACTGCATATATTTGAAGCTGATACATGGACGACATGATATGTTGGTAAAAAGACAGTGTTTGCTCAAATGGCCATTTTCAAATCCATTAGTGTTGGTAACTTGGTATTGCGCATATCCTAAATATGACAACTGCATATATGTCTTTGAGTAGTTTGCTCAGATGGCCATTCTCAAATCCATATGATGTTAATATGCATTTCAATGAATGAACAATCAGGAGTTGAAGTTAAACTGGCCAGCCACCCTAGCCATTGGTTGTTCTCAAGCCATTTGATGACTAACTTTGGTCCCATGTTGAAGACCTAAGCCAGAGTTGTTGACTATCGCTACTTGATGACTATGTAAtaaattatttgaattttgtaACTAAAAGATGGTTTAATAGTTAAGCATGAGAGTTTAAACAAATAAGATAGAAACAAGGTATCACATAAATCAATACGACAGTACCCCTACCTCAGACCACGAAGTTTTCAATACACAAGTTCTGCCAGAGTTCTTATCCTAGAAGTGCAACCCTCAGAAAATGAAGTTGATTTGGACAAACCGAGTTTTTTGAATTCAAGTTCAGCGGTATCTTAGCACACCAGCCAAGTATCAAATATTATGGTATTAAGTAACTACCTTtctcatttccaaaaaaaaaaaagtaactaCCTTTCTAATAGTGACTATTCAGTGGCCATTAGAAACTTCTAAGACAATCTCTAACCGGAAATGCTAAAATTGCCTCAGAGTTAAAATTTTAGTcttgaaaaattaaattattcatCGATGTCACATCAGCTGTCTCCAACTCAGAGGACTAAACTTTTAGCCTTAAACTATATTTTAAGATTTGAAGTTGTTATtacatgtttaagtattataattttgtattagattcttatttcaagtaaataaattaattttataattaagtaATTAGTTCCaacattttattatatattttaattgaaattattattGCCTCTCACTTCTCTTATTCAATCAGATTTGACGTAATAGTaaatatttaacaaaataaaaagaaatgaagCAATGACATTGCGAATTCATCTACCTCTTATTATATCGGATAACTTGAAGGTAAGAATGATTAATCAAATGTGTTGTCTTACATATAGATTGTTTTTAAAATCCATTCCTAATTTTAATCCTCAAACTTAGAATTTATTGTattaacaaattaaaatttattgtATCAATCatcataattaattaattgtattaatgATCAAAATATTAAGTATATGTatcaattaaaaattaaaattaactgtactaataaaaaaaatataaattaattgtACTAATCATCAaagttaaaattaattatattaattatcaaaatttaaattaaaaaattaataaaaattaatattaaaattaGACGTAGTTGATAAATTATGGAGACCTTTTGTAAACAAATGATTTTAACAATAACAGGAAGAACTCAGGACTAACCTAGAGATGTATCTGCATAAATGCTTTCAACTACTCGATGCACTTAAACGAACAAATCCGTTTTCAGTGAAAGCCTACAAATCCAAATAGCAAACAAAACTGAGCAAGAGAATGACAGGAAACCAAGCAAACAAAATGGGAAGAGCATATGGTAAAACAGAAATAGCATAGTTCCATTTGCATTCCCTAATCTTATTGGTTTGCTAACACAGTGgttttaaaaaatttcaagatttttgagGCTTTGTGTTTTCTGGCATCAGTATATTGAGTTCATCAATGAGTGTAGGTTGGTATTGTTGTTGCAATTGGTGATTTTATGTATGGAACTTTTGAGGAGTTGTAATTGCTATAAGGTTTGGTTATGAGTCGTGGTGTGGCTTTGATGTCTCCGCATGATGTTTATGGTGTTTATGTCCATACCACAACTGTTAAGTATTTGATTAATCGCTTAAGTAGGAATTCATTGATGTATTGTTGATGTTTCACATTTGTTTGAGAATGAAAGCAAGTAAAAGAAGTCTACGGATGTCAATGAGGTTACGTAGAAACTCATAAACTATGTCAGGTAGTCTCTGTTAATtgtatttttcattcatcCAAGCTGTTTAACTCTATTAACTAATAATAACCTATTTTTATTGATTGACGTCCATAGAGTTTACATATCTTCCAATAGAAGGCAAGAGGTcattacaaataaaaacaaagaaactgaAACATTTTTCAGCTCTCTTATTTGGTCTCCACTCTCTGTATTTAGAATATATCTATTTTTTGGAATGCAGTTTACTTGTTCTTCATATTTTGTTCTCCATCACTGTGAACATATATTCGGTTagtttaataatgataattttgATAACAATTTGATATCATGTTTTCAAGTAAACGCTTCACCTGACAGTAAGTTGAATTTGTATCAACTTAAAGTGAAAAACTTACATTCCACCATAAGGATTTAACTAAATCAATTTTGccaaaacaatgaaaaaaaGAACCAAGTTCAGCCAAACTCTGAAATCCCACAACCACTTGGGGGAAACACCATTAatcaccaaaaagaaaaatccaaTGGATatctgaaaacaaaactaaatagACAAAACGATAGGATCCGAGCTCTTTCCCTCTTGTCCCCCTCTTAGTTTccctctccccctcctcctcctcctcctcctcctgttTGTCTCCTTCCCCCTCTCCTTTCCTCTCACTCTCCTTCTTgctccttctctctccctctcactttcCATATATCATTTTGATATTGCAGATCTAAATAAGAACCAATTCTTCCTCTACCTAAAAGtatgaaacaaaaacaaattactAAAATCAATTCATATCTAAAACTATATCAATCACTTGCCTATAATCACACAACTTTCCCAGAAAAGAGGGTATTCTCAACTTTTAGAACTCCTACATAGTAAGAACCAAGAACAACATAAGACACCATAAGACGATATCATCATTAAGTATGACATTGTAATACTGAACTATATTAAACAAATGAACTTaataaaacacactccctccatcccaaataataaaaattaccCCATCGGCCCCTCTATACTAAACAAACCAACTTGCCCCTCAAAACACACCAACAACACTTCTTTACAGATTTAATCTAAATCTGAATTCAAATCCCAACCTCATCAAAAGTTAGCTCTAACCAAATGTAGAGCACTACTTCTTTCCTCTATTTAGGAACATAAACATAATGGTGAAAGCTAAATTTGATTAAGGAAGAGTAGCAGTGCTTACTCCTACTTTGTTTTAGTTAGCAATGGTAGTGTGCTTGATTTGCCcttatttaaaataaattacatgCTTACTCCTACTGTGTTATATGCTTATTTTCTTTATTAGTTTTATTATTGGATTAATATATTACCTGAACAACTGCTGAAAACTATTCCAAGATGACAGAACCAAATCACAACGATATCACGGACAACTTTCGATACCTACGCATGGATAAAAAAACTGTTAGTACTATTCAATAAACCATACAGTACCatttaaaatcaaatcaacCAATACATCAGCAAAAATTAAATCCGCGCTTATCTCCAAATTCATTATAACTAAAGGAAAGCAAAGCTTAGAGCAAGTGCATAGGTTTCATTCTTATATCTTAGTCTGACACTGGTTGGACACATTTTAAGCTACGATTAATAAAATTTAGGTTTAGATTTTTAATTTTGGATTATTTACTGCACTTAATTTAATatcattatataaatatatataggcaAAATTGGCAAAATACACttcaaacttggctgaaattgtcaatttgcaccccgaacttgtatttgagtcaatttacctcttaaacttggtaaaagttgccgatttgcaccccatccgttaaatttaactgtttctatccaattttgcgtcacatgtcatgcacatgaggggtaatgttgtcattttctatttataattttcttaaaaacaaataaaaatattctttaaaatgaggattattttgttaatcaaattatttatttacatcttttttctacatacttaacctactttgaattatatattcaacatactcGCCTATTCAAaaatagtgtgttgtgtataaatatatttttatatgtacacattgttggagaatgaacaaaacgagaataataacgacgtaatagcaCATAACGTAACCgcttattgattgataatgaggccaatatataggcattacataaccacaatcccgtaggatttggagtcctaatctattatagagatgtgaatatctctaacatgaaacctaataaggctaagacacacataattgtagaatagtaattctttcgggacacacatttatttttaattttcaatgtatttatttatttatatttttctaatatcttttaacatactatatcacataaaataataaatatataaatcaataacatgttccgaaaaaacaaacattgtagcaaatgttcctcttaagtaattttattaatttattttattattaaatatgaataaatatataatgacaatactgtcCCTTAAATGCACGACATgcgacttaaaattggattgaaaacattaaatttaacggataaggtgcaaattggcaatttttaccatgtttagaaggtaaattgactcaaatgtaagttcggggtgtaaatcggcaatttttacaaagtttaggaggtaaattgactcaaatgcaagttcgaggTGCAAATTACCAATTAAgaccaagtttggggtgcaaatcggcatttttgccatatatatatgtatatatcagTTCTGGCCAAGTCATACTAATCTCTGAATTAAATCTGGAATCATTCTTATAAccatctttatatatattatttttctgtagTTCTAATCATCACACTATACACTAAATTTTCAACTTATACATTTTTTTGGTACTGTCATTATTTGCCTATTGTTCACAGATCTTATGGATAAGCTTGCTCactattttctcttttatgtTCAATGCCTTTTGAAATTGATGTCTATTCTAATTCAAACAAATGCTTAATGGATAAATCAACCAATATAATAGAAAAGTGAAGGAAAAAAACAGCAAGTAGCCACATTTGATACaaaaatgaaatattatagaaacaaacacacaacaAGAAGAAGCATCACTTTTTCTATCATCAGATACCAGCAACTTCAAAAGGCACAACCCACCAATCACAAAAGGTGCACAAACAAAAGGCAAACAATAAGAAAACATGAACAAAGGTAGAATTTCTTCCTGGTAATCAGACTACTATTTCTTCCTTGCCCTACCTGTTTGCATctcttcatcaaattaaatcaGAAGCGATGGTTATTAGTATAAATTTCATTATGCAACCCACTCAACTATTACTGATTAGATATCATTTACAAAGCAATGATCATATATAACACTTACTCTAAGGAATTCCGACAATGTTGATAGCtcatttaattttcatttagtATCATCTATGGTCGACCCATCAATTAACAAATCATgatactcattttaagaaaaagTTATAAAATTTGGAAAGACAACAATTGTATGAAATAGATAGAAAGCTTGTGAATTAGCATAGGGTTACCATATGAGGTTTTACCTTGGCTCCctgttgtgtttttggctcGTTGATTCATGTTGGAGAGTTAGGATTCTGTAATCAAATCCAGGTTTAGAAGGGAAAGAAGTTAGCACAGCTTTTCTATGTGTTTTAGGAGAGTATATCTTCCAATATTctattaggatttgtgttaGGTTTAGTAATCCTAGTCCATATTGTATCAGCAGcccctattgatataaatagggtTGCAGGGGGTTTTTAGACAGAGAGACAGAAATCCTAAAGAGAGAGCTAAGGGTGATAGAGAGATAGGAGCTAGATAGGGTGGGGTTAAGGTTTGCAATAAGTATTTGTACCtaaattcttcagtactagtaaatctctcaagagagatcacagtGGAGGTAGGCTTCAGCTGAACCACTAAAACTTTGGTGTGTTTCTATTTACTCTTCTTTGCTTATATCGCGAATAACTATTAAGATCTAAAGGCGCTTATAACAACACGTGGTATCAAGAGCTGGTTTATTTTGCGATGTCGATTGGCAAAGGAATGGCTGAGGCAGGAGAGGTGAGAGCGTCCATAAAGCTATTCAATGGCAAGGACAACTTCACGCTTTGGCAGAGGAAGATGAGGAACGTTCTGATCCAGCATAAGGTTGATGTAGCTCTTGAAGCATCAAAGCCTAGATCAATGTCTGATGCAGATTGGGCAGAAAAGTGTAAGATAGCAAAGAGTTCCATTGAGTTGCATCTTGCTGATAATGTTGTGCTTCAGATCAGAGAGGAGCTGACTGCAAAGCATGCATGGGACAAGCTGCAAAGCGTTTATATGGGTACAACCATCACCAACAAGCTACTCTTGAAGGAACCAACTCTTTGGCCTCAAGATGGAGGAAGGGGATGATCTTACTGATCATATATCCAAGTTTCAGAACTGCATAATTAACTTGGAGAAGGTTGGGGCAAAGATGGGAGATGAGGACTCGGCTATGATGTTACTACAGTCTTTGCCATCATCATTCAAACACTTCAAGACCACCATGATATTCAACAAAGAGACCATCACACTTGCAGGAGTGTGTGAGAACCTGGAACAATATGTCAGGATGTAGAGGGAAAAAGATAATTCCCAAGCACGAGGACTGAGTGTTAGAGGGAAGGAGAGAGGAAGGTCTAAGAGTAAAGGTGGTGGATTTGAAGACAAGGGCAGGTCTAAATCCAAGGGAAAaagcaaagaaaagaagaaggatggtTGCTTCATATGTGGTTCACCCGACCACTGGAAAAGAAATTGCAAACAatggaaggagaagaaggcgCAGGTGCTTAGAGGAAGCTCCTAGTCAGCCAATGTCGTTATTGGGAATGATAGCGATGATGGAGAACTCCTTGCAATCTCAGCCAGCTCCGGCGCGCCTAGACATTGGACCTTGGACACAGCCTGCACATTTCACGTGTGTACACAGAGATTGGTTTGACACATATGAAGAGAGGGACACCAGATCAGTTTTGATGGGGAATGATTCACCAAGTCGAATCATGGGAATCAGCTCAGTAAAGATCTCAATGTATGATGGCATTGTCAGAACATTGGGAAATGTCAGACACATTCCACATTTGAGCAGAAATCTGATTTCTCTAAGTCTATTGGATAGGGAAGGATTGTGGCATAAAGGTAACAATGGAGTGCTCAAAGTTGGAAAGGGTCAGTTGGTCTACATGAAAAGTGTGTTGCAGcctgataatatatataaactcaCAGGTTTTACAATAGTAGGTGGAGCATCAGTTTGTACGGAAGAAGACAAGACTGAGCTCTGGCATAGACGACTAGGACACATGAGTCAAAGGGGGCTGCAAGAATTACATAAGCAAGATAAGCTAGAAGGCATAACGAGTTGCAGCCTTGACTTCTGCAAGTATTGCACACTCGGTAAGCAGACCAAGGTATCATTCAAAGTGAGCAGCAGTGAGAACAAATTCAAAGGAGTATTAGACTATATTCACACAGATGTTTGGGGGCCTGCATCAACAAAATCGTTGGGTAAGGCCAAATACTTTGTCTCTTTCATAGATGATTTTTCAATGAAGGTTTGGGTTTACTTTATAAGGACAAAAGATGATGTCTTTCCAAAGTTCAAGGAGTGGAAGGTTGAAATCGAGAACCAAACGGGTAGGAAAATCAAAGTGTTGAGAAGCGACAATGGAGGTGAATATAGAAGTAATCATTTCTTACAATTCTGCAAGGATGAAGGCATTACAAGACACTTTACTGTTAAGAAAACTCCCCAGCAAAACGGTGTTGCAGAAAGGATGAACAGAACTCTcttggagagagaaagaagcatGAGGCTTCATGCAGGGTTGCCTGAAGAGTTTTGGGCAGAATCGCTTAATCATGCTTGTTACTTGATTAATCGATCACCTTCAAAGGCTATTAACTTCAAGTGTGCAGAGGAGGTATGGTCTGGAAAACCAGTTGATTATTCCAACTTAAGAGTGTTTGGATGCAGCGCCTACGCGCATATTCCCAGGGATGAAAGAAACAAGCTGGAACCAAAGTCACTTGAATGTGTGTTTATTGGTTTTCAAAGAGGAGTAAAAGGTTATAAGTTGTGGGATATAATCAACGAGAAAAGAGTGCTCAGCAGGGACGTTGTTTTTGATGAGAAGACTATGCCGTTAAATATAGAAGCTAATAGTAAGGAGGATAAGATGATTGTTGctgaaaaagatgaagaagcaaTCGAGATATCATTAGCTAAACAATCAGTTGAAGATTCTCAAGCTCAGGTGGAGCAAGTAGGGAATGATCAAGTAGCTATTGAGGAACCAGAGCAGCAACAAAAGTCACCAATTAGGACTCAGGTGGAGCAGTCCCCACGTAGGGGTCAAAATCCTCCCATCCCACAAGAACCTGAGCCATTGAGGCGAGTCATAGCACTTGACAAACCAAAGAGGAATTTAAAGAAGGTACAACGGTACGGATTTGAAACCGAAAAAGATGTGAGTCATGCTCTGACCATTAGTCAAGGTGATCCAACTACTTATCAAGAAGCTATAGAAAGCGAAGAAAGGGAACGTTGGATTGGTGCTATGGCAGAAGAGATGGAATCTCTGCATAAGAATTCCGTGTGGAAGCTGGTtcctaaacccaaaaaaagaaaacttgTTGGCTGTAAGTGGGTGTTTAGGAAGAAAGAATGAatacatgatgatgatgccATAAAGTACAAAACACGTCTGGTGGCAAAAGGGTATTCGCAGAAAGAGGGAGTGGACTATGACGAGATTTTCTCTCAGGTGGTCAAACACACTTCAATACGGTTGTTGTTGTCTATAGCAGCTCAGTATGATATGGAGATTGAGCAGATGGATGTTAAAACTGTGTTTCTTCATGGGGACCTCGAAGAAGACATTTACATGTCGCAACCGGAGGGTTTTGTCGAAACAGGGAAAGAGAATCTGGTTTGTCGATTAAAGAAGTCTCTATATGGACTCAAGCAATCGCCAAGGCAATGGTACAAGCGTTTCGACACATACATGCTGAAGATAGGCTACACAAGGTGTCAATATGACTACTGCGTTTACTACCATGTATTCAAAGATGGGGAGGTAATTCTACTACTT
This genomic interval from Argentina anserina chromosome 1, drPotAnse1.1, whole genome shotgun sequence contains the following:
- the LOC126804126 gene encoding cyclin-A1-3-like, with the translated sequence MRRPRYSRTGWQSEMQSHRSSTQSMHTKKHGSLHAVALRASKVEANRKRTESGRKRSEARFREKGGLEAIWKRELPNWKRQIGWKEAICSGNAMKKQRLQLLGVACMMIAAKYEEIHVPEVEEFCYITDNTYFKDEILQMEFDVLDHLKFEMAAPTAMCFLRRFCSVAERTSCEVPPVLFQCLAHYIAELSLLEYCTLGYAPSLIAASATFLAKYILSLSQKPWNSTLRHYTNYRASDLCDYVKVLHHLCCNGSGSNLAAVREKYCQHKYKFVAKTYCPPSIPLEFFHHLSN
- the LOC126788953 gene encoding pathogenesis-related protein 1-like; translated protein: MESSKISLFLISLVAALALLHSTHAQNSPQDYLNAHNSARAAMSVARLTWDNNLAGYAQRYANSHIGDCNMVHSSGPYGENLAKSRGDLSGTAAVKLWVGEKTSYSYNSNTCAPGKVCGHYTQVVWRKSVRVGCAKVRCNNGGTFITCNYDPRGNYPGQKPY